One window of Cydia pomonella isolate Wapato2018A chromosome 5, ilCydPomo1, whole genome shotgun sequence genomic DNA carries:
- the LOC133518139 gene encoding uncharacterized protein LOC133518139: MEMEIEIEPKDQNIRKIEDVIDLQKAKGSYNPRQVAFALPSETESTVSANVAKSLETGLSDSKSKSSSKKQFKKATRQKGQVPDVVSWPSDSDITVLRMKLMDATNLKDNVSNIVTGDGLHQPDSSSMVNLATLILQSQTPSKHSVLEEYLVPLTSWEEKNAEANGSFDEKERNEEITVFRTVTQEALSFIKKKYLSSEALSSRDSGYFANRPKKCRIARFFRLYFCPCCSCLYEIERMRQTSSEV, translated from the coding sequence atggaAATGGAAATAGAAATCGAACCTAAGGatcaaaatattagaaaaatcgAAGATGTCATAGACTTGCAGAAAGCCAAAGGAAGTTACAATCCTAGGCAAGTGGCCTTTGCGTTACCATCAGAAACAGAAAGCACTGTATCCGCAAATGTAGCGAAGAGTTTAGAAACTGGGCTGTCAGATTCGAAATCTAAAAGTAGTAGTAAGAAGCAATTCAAAAAAGCTACTCGTCAAAAAGGGCAAGTGCCCGATGTTGTATCTTGGCCTAGTGATTCCGACATCACTGTACTGAGGATGAAGCTCATGGACGCCACAAATTTGAAGGATAATGTGTCTAATATTGTAACAGGTGACGGTCTCCATCAACCGGATAGCTCTTCAATGGTTAACCTGGCAACACTGATACTCCAATCTCAAACTCCTTCAAAGCATAGCGTCTTGGAAGAGTACTTGGTGCCTCTAACTTCTTGGGAAGAAAAGAATGCTGAAGCTAATGGGTCCTTCGATGAAAAAGAACGGAATGAAGAAATAACAGTTTTCCGCACTGTTACGCAAGAAGcactttcttttataaaaaagaaGTATCTTTCTTCCGAAGCTCTTAGCTCAAGGGACAGCGGTTATTTTGCGAATAGACCGAAAAAATGCAGAATAGCTAGATTTTTCCGTCTCTATTTTTGTCCTTGTTGCTCATGTCTTTACGAAATTGAGAGGATGCGACAAACATCATCAGAAGTCTga